Genomic DNA from Candidatus Rhabdochlamydia sp. T3358:
ATCGCCTCTTTTTAATCAAACTCCAAAGGCTCAAGTACTAGCCGATTTATGGTCTTATGCTCTCCAGGAGATGCTTGCTGATGAGCTATCCTTTGCTAAAGATGCGGGGATTCAAATAGAGCTAAAACTAAAGCCTTTAGAAGCTATTATCTACATTCGAGGGCTTAGTGAAAAAATGCCTTTATTCACTAAGAAAGTCTTTCAAGCATCTAAACAGGTTGTTTGTTCACAAGAAAAATTTCAGATTTATGTTAGTTCTTTAGTTGCTAGTTATGAAAATGTTTCAAAAGAGCTCCCTGTGTGTCAAGCTTTAGAACAAATGAGTGGAGTTATTTTTGATCAACCCACTAGTCAGCAAAAGCTACTAGCTCTACAAAAAACTTGTCTGAAAGATTTGTGTGATTTCTCAGAAAAATTTAGTCAATGTCTTTATATGCAAGCTCTTTTGTATGGAAACCTCAATCAAGAGTTAGCAACAGAGCTTTGTAAAGAAATACAGACAATTTTGGCAACAAAACCCTATTCTCTTCAGAGCCAAGCTAAAGCTAAAGTTCTTCTTCTATCCGATCTGCATGGACCTTATAAGCTTGTTTTTGAGACAAACCGACAAGGAGCAGCCGCTTTACTTCTTCTACAAGAAGGATCATTTAGTTTTGAATCATGGGCTATTCAACAAGTTTTAAGTCAAGCTCTAGAAAGTGCTTTTTTTGAAACATTGCGTACTAAACAGCAAACAGCTTACATAGCTAAAGCCTGGGATGATGAAAAAGAAAAACAGCTTCTACAGTATTTTGCAGTACAATCTAGTACACATACTCCCACTGATTTATTAGCGCGTTTTGAATTATTTTTAGAAGATTTTGATAAAAATCTGCCTATGGAAATTTCGTTAGAGCGCTTTGAAAAAATCCGCGCTAATTTAATTACTTCTCTTGCTATGAGATCAGAAAACATGTTTAATAAAGCAAAAGAAACCGCTAAATTAGCTTTTTATTATCAAGACTTTGAATGGATAAATAAGCAAATAGATAGCCTAAAAGCTCTATCCTATGATTATTTTTGCATAGCTGCTCAAAAGTTGATTTCTCGAAAGAACTCTCGTAGATTGGCTATTTTAGTAGAAGGAGTCATGGCAGACGATAAAAACTTTTGCTATGAGCTTACTTCTAAAGAAGATGTACAAGCTCTAGGCCAACTTACATCTAACTAGGTTTTTTAGTGATTAGAAAATGGCTACCCTTTTTGCCTATTTTATTCATCTTGTCCTTTGTCTTGTATTTTTTCTTAACAGGAAAATACAAGACATTAGACTTTAATCTCATCAAATCCCAACATGTCATTTGGGAGCAATATGTACAGGAATATCCCATTTTATCTGGACTCTGTTTTATTTTAATCCATACAATTTCAGTAATACTGATTATTCCAGCTTCTACCCTATTAACTCTGGCTGCTGGATTCTTATTTCCCTTTCCATTGGCAATTGCCTATACTTGCTTTTCTGAAACATTAGGGGCCGTTATATTTTTTTTTATTATGCGCACTGCATTTTTTCAATTTCTCTCTCATAGAAAAAAGACTTATTTCATCCATTTAAGAGAGTCTTTTTACCGCTATGAAATCAGCTATCTGCTTTTCTTGCGCTTCAGTCATATCCTACCTTTTTGGCTAATTAATCTACTTTCTGCTGTTTTCCGAGTAAATACCTACACATTTATTTGGACAACTTGTGTTGGGGTTTTGCCCTTAATCATTGTGCTAGCTCAGGCAGGAGGAGGTCTTTCTACCTTTTTCAGAAATGAAACGGACTTCTCTTTTGCTGCTATTTTTAATACACAAATCAAATTAAGTTTACTTGTTTTAGCTTTTCTTGCTCTTTTACCTATTTTATTAAAAAAGTATTTCCCTCATAAAAAAGTTTTAAAATAATTAAATTCCCTCAATTTATATTCAATAAAATCTTAAAAACAAGTTAGTTAAACTATTAAATAATAAGCTCTCAAAAAAATTAAATTCATAATTTTAATAAAAGTATTTACAAAATAATTTATTTATTCTAATTGTAAAATTAAGTTTAAACATTTGAGAGAATTATGAAACATCATACTAATTCAATATTCGGTTTAGGATTAAGCATAGTTGCTTTAGTCTATCTTTTAGGTTGCAAAACACATGAATCTAGCTTTTCTGTCTCGGATCTATTCAATAGATGGGATAATAAAGGCCTATCTCTATTTAATAAAAAAGATTCTAAAGATGTTTTTCTTTGTTCAGAACCAAATAGCTTTAGAAAAAAAACTTCTTCCTATAGAGCACCTGTATATACCGATTTTTGTGAACCGGATTGCTGTGATCAAAAAAGAGTAAAAAGTTTTGACCCTTGTATAGATGTTACCCCTTCTGCCAGAGGGTGCATAGAAACATCTGGACCTTACCTAGAGGCAGCTTACGTATATTGGCGTAGTTCTATTGAAGACTTGAGCGTAACCTCTAACATACAACCAACATCTACCAATCAAACTAAAGAGACAATTAAGCAAATTGACTATAAATATGAAAGCGGCTTTAAGCTAGGCCTCGGATATAACCTATCTTATGACTACTGGGATATTTTTGCTAATTGGACTCGTCTACATACTCAACCAAATTCTTCTTGGAGCTCTACAAGTCAAACCTTAAATGCTTCTTTATTAGCTCCTTTTGAAGGATCTGGTATATTAGGATCTAATTCTGTTAATTCACGTTGGAACTTACATTTTGATACTGTTGATTTAGAGTTAGGTAGACGTCTATTTCTCGGGCGTAATCTAGCCATTCGCCCTTATGCAGGGTTAAAAGGAGCTTGGGTAACATCTAGATTGAATACTTCTTATGCTGGAATCAATAGTTTAGTCTTTAACTCAGCCAATGTATCTTTAAAGGATAGAAATCAAGGTATAGGGCTTAGATTCGGGATGCAAGGTAGATGGGATTTAGGATGTTCTAATTTTGCTATCTTAGCCAATATTGCTGGAGCCATTCTTTGGAATAATATTAAAGTCCACAATAACACCACTGAAAATCGTTTAGATGGCACCCTCGGGGGTGGTAGCAAACAGGCCCATTACCGCACCCTAAAGCCTCTAGTAGAGTGCTTTATAGGATTAGACTGGGGTTCTTGTTTCTGCAAAAAATACTACTTAGGGATTTCAGCTGGTTATGAAATGCAGTTCTGGTGGGATTATAACACATTTTTTGTCGCCCCTAGAAATACCACTATGTATGATTTAAAGCTTCATGGTTTAACCGCTACTATCACAATTGACTTCTAGGATAACTTCATATTGTGATAAACAGCGTCTACATCATCTATTGCTTCTAGATACTCGATCAAATCAAGGTTTAGTCTTTGATTTTCTGCATCGCATTCTATATATGTTTTGGGAATCATTTGAAGCTGTGCTTCTTCGCAAATAAACCCTTGTGTTTCCAAGGTTTCTTTTACTTGAAATAATTGATCGGGGGCTGTTGTAATCATACAAAAATCTTCTTCTAGATCAAAATCTTCTGCTCCTGCTTCTGTTATCAGGTTAAAAAGCTCTTCTTCACTGGCATTTTTTTTTCCCTGAATAATTCCTTTACATTCAAAGTTAAAAGCCACAGAGCCTGGATTTGCAATACTGCCTCCTTTTTTGTTGGTGGCAATTCTCATTTCAGAAGCACTCCGATTTTTATTATCTGTCATAATTTCTACAATAATGCCTACACCTGCATACCCATACAATTCATAAGATATTTCGCTATAATCTGCTTGGGTAGCGCTTGTAGCTTTCTTAATGTTGCGCTCAATATTCTCATTAGGTAGGTTTGCACTGCGTGCTTTGTGTAAAACCATTCGCAGTTTGGTATTTGCTTTAGGATCAGCTCCACCTTGTTTTACAGCACTAATGATCTCTTTGGTTAAACGAGAAAAAAGCTTTCCTTTAATAGCATCTGCTTTTCCTTTTCGATGCTTTATATTTGCCCACTTGCTATGGCCTGCCATAATTTCCCTCTGTTAGATCAATCTTTTTTGCATAAAAACTTTAGCGAGATATGTATTTTTTTCTTTGATAAATCTCTCTTGACGTCCGAATTCTACAAATCCCAGTTTGGCATACATTTTACGAGCAGGATTGCCTTCATATACCTCTAAGTGCAGAATGCTAATGTTAAATTTCTCTTGTGCTAACTTCATTAAGTCTTCCATTAACAAGTGACCTATGCCACATCCTCTCTTGTCTTTTTGTACAATAATAGAAAAAAGACAAGTGTGTTTTAGTTTTTCATAAGCTTGTATATAAAGCGTTGCCATTGCGCAAGGTACGTTATTATGCTCCACTGTTATCCCTGAGCCAAAGTGGGAATACCCAATCCAAATCCTGATGGCATCTGCTACCTCTGGCTGTGTGAGCATCGGGAACCAGTGTAAAACTTCAGGATCAGAAAGCCATTTGGTTAAATAAGGAGCATCTGAGCGATCTGTTAAACGAAAGTTCAAATGAGAAAGAGGAGTTTTTTGTCTATTCATATCAATGAAATCCCAAATAGAAGGCGTGCATAGTACTGATCATTTTCTTTGATGTAGTCTTTTTGCTCAGCAAACTGATAAAAATCGTATTTATGAAGTAGATGAATTAAAGGGTTATCTTCCACTACTTCTGTATAAATCTCTTCTAGCTTAAAATATACTTTTGCTAAATGTATGAGGTTTTTTAATAAACTATTACCTACTCCTTTTTGTTGATAGACGGGATCTACAATGATTTTAAATAAGCAGTGATGCGAAACCTTTTGATAAGGCATTAAAAACAAAGTAGCTATTCCACAAGGTGTCCCATTAAGTGTAGCGGTAAGGCTTGCACTATAACGACAAAATCCCAACCAACACTGCACTGTGTTATTTACTTCCTGCTCATGACTAACAGGAAGAAAGTGCTGTAATTTAGGATTCATCAGCCAACTGCGTAAATAGGTCTCATCGGTAATATGAGTATATCTAATATCTAATTCTTCTTCTATTTCTGCCATCGATTAACCAAATTCTTGAAGATATGCATTAATAAAGCCATCTATCTCTCCATCAAGTACAGCTTGCACATTGCCCACTTCATACTTTGTTCGAGTATCTTTTACTAGGGTATAAGGTTGAAATATGTAATTACGAATTTGGCTTCCAAAACCAATTTCTTTCTTTTCTCCTGAAATCTGTTCTAATTTTGCTTTTCTTTCCAAACACTCTTTTTCATATAATTTAGCCTTAAGCATCTTCAAACAGGTTTCGCGGTTTTGCACTTGACTTCTCTCTTTTTGACAACTTACTGTAAATCCTGCATATCGCATACGTACAGCCGAATCAGTTTTATTCACATGTTGCCCTCCTGCTCCTGAAGCGCGGTAAGTCTCTATCTGCAATTGATCTTCCTTAATCTCCACTTCAATTTTGTCATCAATTTCAGGAGTAATATCGACAGAAGCAAAGCTGGTATGACGACGTGCATTACTATCAAAAGGAGAGATACGTACTAATCGATGAACGCCGCGTTCTGCTTTAGCATAACCATAAGCAAATGAACCGATCAATCGAATGGTAATGCTTTTTAATCCCGCAACATCTCCATCTACAAAATCGAAAATCTCTGTTTTCCAACCTCTTTTATTCGCCCAGCGTTGATACATGCGAGAGAGCATGCTTGCCCAGTCACAAGATTCTGTTCCTCCTGCTCCCGCATTAATTGTTAAAAAACAATTTTTTTTATCTAGCTCTCCAGATAACATTTTACGAATTTCTAAATCAGAGAGCTGTCTATCAACTTCTTTAAGTTCTAGCTCTAGCTCATGAAAAAATTCTGGTTCGGCTTCTGGGTCCACCTCATTCATTAGCTCACATACATTTTCAAAACGCTGTTTTACTTGGCAGACAGGAACTGTCCAAGCTTTTAAATCATTAATCTCAGAAATAATCTTTTGCGCTAGATTCTGATCATCCCAAAAATCTGGATCTTCCATTTTTTTTTCTAGAAGAACAATTTTCTTTTCCTTTTCACTTAAGTCAAAGATACCTCCACATATGTGCTAAACGATTTTGAATTCCTTTAATCATATTTTGTATAGATTCCTGCATAAAACCATCCAATCTCCAGTTTAATCCTTAAAGATGCCATAATAATGCAATTCGATCCCAGCGCATTTTTTCAAAAAAGTGATTCATTTACATTTTTTTCAAATTTAAAAATTTACAAAAATATAAAAAATATTTATAAAATCTATATTAAAAAATATTTTTTTTATTTCTTTTTACAATTTTTAAGAATTTCAGGAGATTTATGTCAACACAGCCAATCAATAATCCCCCTATAGAAGCTCATGCAAAACCTGTTGTCCTTTCCAAAGTACAATGGTTAGGCAGACAGATTTCCACATTTGGAAAAACGCTATATTCTCAATTAACTAAAATTACTCATCTTTTTTACCAAACAGTCAAAACCCATCCAAAAAAAACCCTAGCTATACTTACAGGAACAACTATTACTGTTTTGATTTATTATAAAGGAAAAACTCTAGTAACTTATCTAAAGTCATTGAAGAAAGAGTCCAAAGAAAAAGCTCTGCAACGAACAATTCATACTCTTTCCAAGCGATTTTGTGATGAATCAAAAAAATTAGGGGAACATTTTCTCATCTTAGAAAAAAATACTCAAGATATTTCTACAGCTCAAAAAACCATAAATGATTCTATAAGTATTGAGCAGCAGCAAATTATAACTCAATATGGCGAAATTCAAGAAGATTTTAAAAAGTTAACCGAATCAAAGCTTCATGAAAATGCTTCACCTGAAGAAAAAATTGCCCTGTTAGAAACAAATATTAATAATCTACCAGCTCTTAACCAAAGAATTACAGGATTGATAACAAGAACCAATAACTACAAAACTCATCTCTCTCATTGTTCTAATCCATTTGGATCGTAAAAAAAGAAGTATGAATAAGAACTATTCTTTTTTTTCTATGTGCATGATGATAACACATCGAATTTAAGATAGATTTATATTCTTAAGATGTCTTATAACTATTTTACGAATTGCAAGAAAAAATTATAAACTAATTATTTTAATTACGCTCATTAAATATTAAGGAGATTAAAAGATGAATTTAAACATAGGAAATTTCTTCAGCGCTGCCCGTACTGCTACTGCAAATACAGCATCAAATGTTTATGGCTTTAGTAAAGACATGCTTGGTAAGGGTTATTCTGTATGTTCTTCTTTATTAGACAAAGTGGGTCAAGTTGCAGGAAGATGCATTCCTAATGCGGTTTCTAATATAGTAAAAGCACATCCAAAGAGCTTTTCTTTTGTTGCTGGTGTTGCTACTACTGTTGCATCTGGTGCTGTGATTTATCGAGTTTTCTTTAAACAAACTCCTCCTCCACCTACATCTACACCTACAACTGTATAGAAAAATATATATAAGCCTTAAGGCTAGAGATACTGCATCTCTAGCCTTTTTTATCTTCTATAAGCTTTCACTAAGCGCACCTGTTTCTTGTAGAGCGATGGTATCTTCTTCTATTTTATAATCCCATATGCCTTCAGAAGGAATAAGAGGTCTTTTCTGAAA
This window encodes:
- a CDS encoding VTT domain-containing protein, producing the protein MIRKWLPFLPILFILSFVLYFFLTGKYKTLDFNLIKSQHVIWEQYVQEYPILSGLCFILIHTISVILIIPASTLLTLAAGFLFPFPLAIAYTCFSETLGAVIFFFIMRTAFFQFLSHRKKTYFIHLRESFYRYEISYLLFLRFSHILPFWLINLLSAVFRVNTYTFIWTTCVGVLPLIIVLAQAGGGLSTFFRNETDFSFAAIFNTQIKLSLLVLAFLALLPILLKKYFPHKKVLK
- a CDS encoding Lpg1974 family pore-forming outer membrane protein, with the translated sequence MKHHTNSIFGLGLSIVALVYLLGCKTHESSFSVSDLFNRWDNKGLSLFNKKDSKDVFLCSEPNSFRKKTSSYRAPVYTDFCEPDCCDQKRVKSFDPCIDVTPSARGCIETSGPYLEAAYVYWRSSIEDLSVTSNIQPTSTNQTKETIKQIDYKYESGFKLGLGYNLSYDYWDIFANWTRLHTQPNSSWSSTSQTLNASLLAPFEGSGILGSNSVNSRWNLHFDTVDLELGRRLFLGRNLAIRPYAGLKGAWVTSRLNTSYAGINSLVFNSANVSLKDRNQGIGLRFGMQGRWDLGCSNFAILANIAGAILWNNIKVHNNTTENRLDGTLGGGSKQAHYRTLKPLVECFIGLDWGSCFCKKYYLGISAGYEMQFWWDYNTFFVAPRNTTMYDLKLHGLTATITIDF
- a CDS encoding YebC/PmpR family DNA-binding transcriptional regulator: MAGHSKWANIKHRKGKADAIKGKLFSRLTKEIISAVKQGGADPKANTKLRMVLHKARSANLPNENIERNIKKATSATQADYSEISYELYGYAGVGIIVEIMTDNKNRSASEMRIATNKKGGSIANPGSVAFNFECKGIIQGKKNASEEELFNLITEAGAEDFDLEEDFCMITTAPDQLFQVKETLETQGFICEEAQLQMIPKTYIECDAENQRLNLDLIEYLEAIDDVDAVYHNMKLS
- a CDS encoding GNAT family N-acetyltransferase — protein: MNRQKTPLSHLNFRLTDRSDAPYLTKWLSDPEVLHWFPMLTQPEVADAIRIWIGYSHFGSGITVEHNNVPCAMATLYIQAYEKLKHTCLFSIIVQKDKRGCGIGHLLMEDLMKLAQEKFNISILHLEVYEGNPARKMYAKLGFVEFGRQERFIKEKNTYLAKVFMQKRLI
- a CDS encoding GNAT family protein; its protein translation is MAEIEEELDIRYTHITDETYLRSWLMNPKLQHFLPVSHEQEVNNTVQCWLGFCRYSASLTATLNGTPCGIATLFLMPYQKVSHHCLFKIIVDPVYQQKGVGNSLLKNLIHLAKVYFKLEEIYTEVVEDNPLIHLLHKYDFYQFAEQKDYIKENDQYYARLLFGISLI
- the prfB gene encoding peptide chain release factor 2 (programmed frameshift), with translation MQESIQNMIKGIQNRLAHMWRYLDLSEKEKKIVLLEKKMEDPDFWDDQNLAQKIISEINDLKAWTVPVCQVKQRFENVCELMNEVDPEAEPEFFHELELELKEVDRQLSDLEIRKMLSGELDKKNCFLTINAGAGGTESCDWASMLSRMYQRWANKRGWKTEIFDFVDGDVAGLKSITIRLIGSFAYGYAKAERGVHRLVRISPFDSNARRHTSFASVDITPEIDDKIEVEIKEDQLQIETYRASGAGGQHVNKTDSAVRMRYAGFTVSCQKERSQVQNRETCLKMLKAKLYEKECLERKAKLEQISGEKKEIGFGSQIRNYIFQPYTLVKDTRTKYEVGNVQAVLDGEIDGFINAYLQEFG